The Natronincola ferrireducens genome includes a window with the following:
- a CDS encoding TrkH family potassium uptake protein gives MQSKIKSRFNLTYAKLSAIGFIIIIIIGAILLSLPISSKSGEVTPFINALFTATSATTVTGLVVYDTYSHFSPFGQSVILVLIQIGGLGFMIIATMFLLVLRKKIGIRERSFLKESVNTIHIGGVVRLAKHILVGTILLEGIGTIILSIKFSSEMGVKAGIFNGVFHSVSAFNNAGFDLMGRYEAYSSLTKYSSDTVVNITIMTLIVIGGIGFVVWEDIYKNKHRFQKYQLHSKIVLFTTALLIICSAIAFYVLERNNLLADTGVKETILSSFFQAITPRTAGFNTMDTASLSEGSKLLTMILMIIGGSSGSTAGGIKTTTFIITILSVISLVRHSNDLNIFGRRLEDNILKRAYSIITIYITGAFIGMLFISLIQPELALSDIAFEVLSATGTVGMSTGITRQLNVLSRFIVIILMFCGRIGSLAVVMAVAENKNNVIVKNPLEKIVIG, from the coding sequence ATGCAGTCAAAGATAAAATCAAGATTTAATTTGACTTATGCAAAGCTAAGTGCCATAGGTTTTATAATAATAATAATAATTGGTGCAATATTATTGTCTCTGCCGATTTCCTCTAAGAGTGGTGAGGTTACGCCCTTTATCAATGCACTATTTACTGCTACATCTGCAACTACGGTTACTGGCCTAGTTGTTTATGATACCTATAGTCATTTCTCTCCATTTGGACAGAGTGTTATATTGGTACTTATTCAAATTGGTGGGTTAGGGTTTATGATCATTGCAACAATGTTTCTATTGGTACTAAGGAAAAAAATAGGAATCAGAGAGAGGAGTTTTCTGAAGGAATCTGTTAATACCATTCATATAGGTGGTGTTGTACGTTTAGCAAAGCATATATTGGTTGGGACAATTCTTTTAGAAGGTATTGGTACAATAATACTTTCTATTAAGTTTAGTTCTGAAATGGGTGTTAAGGCAGGAATATTTAACGGGGTATTTCATTCGGTATCAGCATTTAATAATGCAGGTTTCGATTTGATGGGGAGATATGAGGCCTATTCATCTCTAACCAAGTACAGTAGTGATACAGTAGTCAATATTACCATCATGACCTTAATTGTGATTGGTGGTATAGGATTTGTAGTATGGGAAGATATATACAAAAACAAGCATAGGTTCCAAAAGTATCAGTTACACTCCAAGATTGTTCTGTTTACAACGGCTTTGTTGATAATTTGTTCTGCTATTGCATTTTATGTACTGGAAAGGAATAATCTTTTAGCAGATACTGGAGTAAAAGAAACCATTTTATCATCATTCTTTCAAGCCATAACACCTAGAACAGCTGGATTTAATACGATGGATACAGCAAGTCTATCAGAGGGATCAAAACTTTTAACCATGATTCTTATGATTATTGGTGGTAGTTCTGGTTCAACAGCTGGAGGAATTAAAACAACAACCTTTATCATTACTATTCTTTCTGTGATCTCTTTAGTGAGACATTCTAATGATTTGAATATATTTGGACGTAGATTAGAAGATAACATATTAAAACGGGCATACAGTATTATTACAATTTATATAACAGGTGCTTTTATAGGGATGTTATTCATTAGCCTAATTCAACCTGAGTTGGCACTGAGTGATATCGCATTTGAGGTTCTATCAGCAACAGGAACAGTCGGAATGTCTACAGGTATAACACGGCAATTGAATGTATTATCAAGATTTATTGTTATTATCCTTATGTTTTGCGGCAGAATAGGAAGTCTTGCAGTTGTGATGGCAGTTGCTGAAAATAAAAATAATGTAATTGTAAAAAATCCTTTAGAAAAAATTGTTATTGGTTAA
- a CDS encoding potassium channel family protein, producing the protein MIVRKKSILIIGVGRFGRYLALKFVELGNEVMVVDQREERISDLISMVTSAQIGDCTNVEVLRSLGVSNFDICFVCMGANFQSSIEITYQLKELGAGYVIAKTNREIHEKFLLRNGADEVVYPEKESANKAAVRLSADNVFDYIELTPEYCIFEIPPLDSWIGKTIAQVAVRVKYKINILATKNNERVFPLPGADHVFKKEEHLIVAGNRADIMQLLKKF; encoded by the coding sequence ATGATAGTAAGAAAGAAATCTATATTAATAATAGGGGTAGGTAGATTTGGTAGATATTTAGCCCTTAAATTTGTAGAATTAGGTAATGAAGTGATGGTTGTAGATCAACGGGAGGAAAGAATAAGTGACTTAATATCTATGGTAACAAGTGCTCAGATTGGTGACTGTACCAATGTGGAAGTGCTCCGCTCCCTTGGTGTTTCAAATTTTGATATTTGCTTTGTGTGTATGGGGGCTAACTTCCAATCTTCGATTGAAATAACCTATCAATTAAAGGAGTTAGGTGCAGGCTACGTTATTGCAAAGACAAATAGAGAAATCCATGAAAAGTTTCTTTTACGCAATGGTGCCGATGAAGTTGTTTACCCAGAGAAAGAAAGTGCAAATAAGGCAGCCGTAAGGCTTAGTGCTGATAATGTATTTGACTATATTGAACTAACACCTGAGTATTGTATTTTTGAAATTCCTCCTTTAGATTCATGGATTGGTAAAACCATTGCTCAAGTAGCTGTTAGGGTGAAATACAAAATTAATATACTTGCTACTAAGAATAATGAAAGGGTATTTCCCCTGCCAGGTGCAGACCATGTATTTAAAAAAGAAGAGCATTTAATTGTTGCAGGAAATAGGGCAGATATAATGCAGTTATTAAAAAAATTCTAG
- a CDS encoding sensor histidine kinase, with the protein MVITISTILSLFLGNFGIGKESIIMVFLVGALVVTVITKGYFYGIFASIISVLIFNYFFTEPIHTFITYDTNDVILMVSFLGVSLISGTMTKRFQKQLLIAQQNEHTAILLYKITKGFLNITGQKNIIIQGIDYIYQNTHYNSRVLLLETGETYTDEHRKFITDKMTTMKIPIRGLTKKLGVMEIAYSKENFSFEHELLIKTVVTQMGLSLDREFIYNERENIRIAMEREKMHSNLLRAISHDLRTPLTGIVGASGVILENLDQLDKCNIEKLVSGINEEAIWLNSLVENILNMTRISEGKLIIQKNYEVVDDVVYEAIRHINNLAKTRNIVVSVPDEIVTLLIDGKLIVQVLINLLDNAIKHTEDNCSIFVHVYTEGDMVIFEVADNGDGIDESIRNSLFNSFVTISSNIIDDKRGIGLGLAICKAIVEAHGGSISVGKAVEGGALFTFKLPQAGGE; encoded by the coding sequence TTGGTTATAACGATTTCCACCATATTATCCCTATTTTTAGGTAACTTTGGTATAGGTAAAGAAAGCATCATTATGGTGTTTTTGGTAGGTGCTTTAGTAGTGACGGTAATAACAAAAGGATATTTTTATGGCATATTTGCATCCATAATTAGTGTGCTTATATTCAACTACTTTTTTACAGAGCCTATTCATACATTCATAACCTATGACACTAATGATGTGATATTAATGGTATCATTTCTAGGCGTATCTTTGATATCAGGAACGATGACGAAAAGGTTTCAAAAACAACTACTCATTGCTCAACAAAATGAACATACAGCAATACTTCTGTATAAGATAACGAAAGGTTTTTTAAATATTACTGGACAAAAGAATATTATTATACAAGGTATTGATTATATTTATCAAAACACCCATTATAACAGTAGAGTATTACTTTTAGAAACTGGTGAAACTTATACTGATGAGCACAGGAAATTCATAACTGACAAAATGACAACAATGAAAATTCCAATTCGAGGCTTGACTAAGAAGCTTGGTGTGATGGAGATAGCCTACTCTAAAGAAAATTTTTCATTTGAGCATGAACTTCTTATTAAGACGGTGGTGACTCAAATGGGACTGTCACTTGATAGAGAATTTATTTACAATGAGCGGGAAAACATTCGTATAGCCATGGAGAGAGAGAAGATGCACAGTAATTTACTTAGGGCGATATCCCATGATCTTAGGACACCATTAACAGGCATTGTTGGCGCCAGTGGGGTTATACTTGAAAATTTAGATCAATTGGATAAATGTAATATTGAAAAACTTGTTTCTGGTATTAATGAAGAAGCTATTTGGTTAAATAGTCTTGTAGAAAACATTCTAAATATGACTCGGATTAGTGAGGGTAAGCTTATAATACAAAAGAATTATGAGGTAGTTGATGATGTTGTCTATGAGGCTATTAGGCACATCAATAATCTAGCGAAAACAAGAAATATAGTTGTATCTGTGCCTGATGAAATCGTCACACTCTTAATTGACGGAAAGCTAATTGTTCAAGTTCTCATTAATTTATTAGATAATGCTATAAAGCATACCGAAGATAATTGTAGTATATTTGTGCATGTTTACACAGAAGGTGATATGGTAATCTTTGAAGTGGCAGATAATGGAGATGGTATTGATGAGAGCATTAGAAATTCATTATTTAATAGCTTTGTAACCATTTCTAGTAATATTATAGACGATAAAAGAGGAATAGGCCTTGGTTTAGCCATATGCAAAGCTATTGTAGAAGCCCATGGTGGTAGCATATCTGTTGGCAAAGCTGTGGAAGGCGGGGCATTATTTACATTTAAATTACCTCAAGCAGGAGGAGAATAA
- a CDS encoding response regulator translates to MEENLKILIIEDDKYILNFISLSLKTSGYTFEIAKSGMEGISLFYSHHPDIILLDLGLPDIDGIDIIKSIRMISQVPILVVSARGQENEKIAALDAGADDYITKPFHMGELMARIRVVERKLKKTKQPENIEIFEMDYLTIDYEKRMVLVDDNEVHLTPIEYKLLLLLVANKGKVLTHNYILKEVWGYGETGDSKSIRVFMANLRRKIEKDTASPRFILTEVGVGYRFANE, encoded by the coding sequence ATGGAAGAAAATTTAAAGATATTAATTATTGAAGATGATAAGTATATATTAAACTTCATATCTCTTTCTTTAAAAACAAGTGGGTATACATTTGAAATTGCAAAAAGTGGTATGGAGGGAATATCATTGTTTTATAGTCATCACCCGGATATAATTCTGCTTGATTTAGGCTTACCAGATATAGATGGTATTGATATTATTAAATCAATTCGTATGATTTCCCAAGTACCAATACTAGTTGTATCTGCAAGAGGACAAGAAAATGAAAAAATCGCAGCTTTAGATGCAGGGGCAGATGATTATATAACGAAGCCATTTCATATGGGAGAGTTAATGGCACGTATTCGTGTTGTGGAGCGTAAACTAAAAAAGACAAAACAACCTGAGAACATTGAAATATTTGAGATGGATTATTTAACAATTGACTATGAGAAGAGAATGGTTTTGGTTGATGATAATGAGGTTCATTTAACACCTATTGAATATAAATTATTATTACTTTTGGTAGCTAATAAAGGTAAAGTACTGACCCATAATTATATTCTAAAGGAAGTATGGGGATATGGTGAAACTGGAGATTCAAAGTCAATTCGTGTATTTATGGCTAATCTTAGACGGAAGATAGAGAAGGACACAGCTTCTCCCCGTTTTATTTTGACGGAAGTAGGGGTTGGGTATAGATTTGCAAATGAATAA
- the codB gene encoding cytosine permease, with amino-acid sequence MTNKCQDHDYALQTVPQEGKKGFLSMFAIMLGFTFFSASMWTGGTLGTSLNIKTFIGAVLLGNLILGIYTSSLAYIASKTGLSTHLLARYSFGEKGSYLVSFLLGITQVGWFGVGVAMFALPVEKVTGINVHLLIFLAGILMTATAYFGIKTLMILSIIAVPSIASLGGYSVWQAVESVGGINELLAIEPKEVMGLATALTLCIGSFISGGTLTPDFTRFAKNTKVGVLTTGVAFFMGNSLMFIFGAIGAAVTGQADISEVMFIQGLILPAIIILGFNIWTTNDNALYASGLGFSNITKIAKNKIVIVNGLIGTAGAMFLYNNFVGWLTFLGSFIPSIGGIIIADYFFVNREKYDTFEEEGFETVNKYAIGAWVLGVLAARFVPGIPPLNAVVVSALGYIAITKLTKANTVKDTKVEINTATGN; translated from the coding sequence ATGACAAACAAATGCCAAGATCATGATTATGCATTACAGACGGTACCGCAGGAAGGCAAGAAGGGATTTTTATCGATGTTTGCCATCATGCTGGGATTCACTTTTTTCTCAGCCAGTATGTGGACGGGAGGAACCCTAGGAACATCCCTAAATATTAAAACATTTATAGGAGCAGTATTATTAGGAAACTTAATTTTAGGAATTTATACCAGTTCATTAGCTTACATAGCCTCTAAGACAGGACTATCAACCCATTTGTTAGCTAGATATTCCTTTGGAGAAAAGGGATCTTATCTTGTATCCTTTCTGTTAGGGATTACCCAGGTAGGGTGGTTTGGTGTAGGTGTTGCAATGTTTGCTCTGCCGGTAGAAAAGGTGACAGGTATCAATGTACATCTGCTGATTTTCTTAGCCGGAATCCTTATGACGGCAACAGCCTACTTTGGCATAAAGACCTTAATGATTTTAAGTATTATTGCTGTACCCTCTATTGCAAGCCTCGGAGGATACTCTGTATGGCAGGCTGTGGAATCTGTTGGGGGGATCAATGAACTATTAGCCATAGAGCCTAAAGAAGTTATGGGTTTGGCTACAGCCCTAACCCTATGTATAGGCTCCTTTATAAGTGGAGGAACCTTAACCCCAGACTTCACAAGATTTGCAAAAAATACTAAGGTAGGTGTTTTAACAACAGGAGTGGCTTTTTTTATGGGAAATTCCTTAATGTTTATTTTTGGAGCCATAGGTGCTGCTGTAACAGGTCAAGCAGATATATCGGAAGTCATGTTTATTCAAGGGTTAATCTTACCAGCTATTATTATATTAGGCTTCAATATTTGGACTACCAATGACAATGCTTTGTATGCTTCTGGTCTTGGGTTTTCAAACATAACAAAAATAGCAAAAAACAAAATTGTAATTGTCAATGGATTAATAGGTACTGCAGGGGCCATGTTTTTATATAACAACTTTGTAGGATGGCTTACCTTCTTAGGTTCCTTTATTCCATCCATTGGTGGAATTATAATTGCTGACTACTTCTTTGTTAACAGAGAGAAATATGATACCTTTGAAGAGGAAGGGTTTGAAACAGTAAATAAATATGCTATTGGAGCTTGGGTACTGGGGGTATTAGCGGCTAGATTTGTACCAGGAATACCTCCACTGAATGCAGTTGTTGTTTCTGCCCTAGGGTATATAGCCATTACCAAATTGACAAAAGCAAATACAGTGAAAGATACAAAGGTAGAAATCAATACTGCAACAGGAAACTAG
- a CDS encoding cytosine deaminase, with protein MLIKNARQHNVEDVIDILIQDGKITKIHNNIEIEGEEVIDAKGGLVLPPFVEPHIHLDTTLTAGEPKWNESGTLFEGIERWGERKEQLTREDVKRRAKKALEWQIANGIQYVRTHVDVTDPQLTALRAMVEVREEMKEYITLQIVAFPQEGILSYPNGLELLEEAIKLGADVIGAIPHFEFTREYGVASIEKVFQLAEKYNCLIDVHCDEIDDEQSRFIEVVATKAYEYQMGERVTASHTTAMHSYNNAYTYKLFRLLKLSGINFVANPLVNIHLQGRFDTYPKRRGITRVKELLEAGINVGFGHDDIFDPWYPLGTGNMLQVLHMGLHLCQMMGYSEINRSIDMITTNSAKILNIIDEYGIEEGKPGNLIILPAENGYDAIRRQVSVLYSIRGGKVIAQTTPSTTIIKLGDKENIIDFTK; from the coding sequence ATGTTAATTAAAAATGCTAGACAACATAATGTAGAAGATGTGATAGATATTTTGATTCAAGATGGAAAAATTACAAAGATACATAACAACATAGAGATAGAGGGGGAGGAAGTAATTGATGCAAAGGGGGGACTGGTTTTACCTCCCTTTGTGGAGCCCCATATTCATTTGGACACTACTTTAACAGCAGGTGAGCCTAAATGGAATGAAAGCGGAACCTTGTTTGAAGGAATAGAACGTTGGGGAGAAAGGAAGGAGCAGCTGACTAGGGAGGATGTAAAAAGAAGAGCTAAAAAGGCACTAGAATGGCAGATTGCCAACGGCATTCAATATGTAAGAACCCACGTAGATGTGACGGACCCTCAGCTAACAGCCTTAAGGGCAATGGTAGAGGTTAGGGAGGAAATGAAGGAATATATTACTTTACAAATTGTTGCCTTTCCTCAAGAAGGCATACTTTCTTATCCCAATGGATTAGAGCTTTTGGAAGAAGCAATAAAGCTTGGAGCAGATGTGATAGGAGCTATACCTCACTTTGAATTTACTAGGGAATATGGTGTGGCATCTATAGAAAAGGTTTTTCAGCTAGCTGAAAAATACAACTGTCTTATCGATGTCCACTGTGATGAAATCGACGATGAACAATCTAGGTTCATCGAAGTAGTTGCTACTAAGGCCTATGAATATCAGATGGGAGAAAGGGTTACTGCCAGTCATACTACAGCTATGCACTCCTATAACAATGCCTACACCTATAAGCTCTTTAGGTTATTAAAACTTTCAGGAATAAACTTTGTAGCAAACCCATTAGTTAATATTCATCTCCAGGGGAGATTTGATACTTATCCTAAAAGGAGAGGAATTACTAGGGTTAAGGAATTACTTGAGGCAGGAATCAATGTAGGCTTTGGACATGACGATATATTTGATCCCTGGTATCCACTAGGTACAGGGAATATGCTACAGGTTCTTCATATGGGACTCCATCTATGTCAAATGATGGGATATAGTGAAATTAACAGGTCTATTGATATGATTACCACCAACAGTGCTAAGATTTTAAATATAATAGATGAATACGGTATTGAAGAGGGGAAACCAGGAAATCTTATTATTTTACCTGCAGAAAATGGTTATGATGCTATAAGAAGGCAAGTGTCTGTTCTATACTCCATCAGAGGAGGAAAAGTAATTGCACAAACAACTCCAAGTACAACAATTATAAAGCTTGGAGATAAGGAAAACATAATAGATTTTACAAAATGA
- the sigI gene encoding RNA polymerase sigma-I factor, which translates to MPKLLNFFKKKRTIEERVKKIQQGDGEEKERLIKEYIPFIMKTLSNQLNRYVDMENDDVFSIGLMAFNESIDKYEEGKGNFLTFASVVIKNRVIDQLRKESKISEKIVITQFTNEDDEEYEGTVGAVEGFEAQIELKADLADLINKMKAFDVSLDDLIKEAPKHKKTRATAIKIGRYIYMTPNLKEKFLKTKTLPITEITKVLHISKKVIQGSRKFIIAVILILESDLDTLKEYLWTTEGREQNDV; encoded by the coding sequence GTGCCTAAACTTCTCAATTTCTTTAAAAAGAAAAGGACCATTGAGGAACGCGTAAAGAAAATACAGCAGGGGGATGGAGAAGAAAAAGAACGCTTAATAAAGGAATATATCCCATTTATTATGAAAACCCTTAGCAATCAATTAAATAGATATGTTGATATGGAAAATGACGATGTATTTAGTATTGGTTTAATGGCTTTTAATGAATCCATAGATAAATATGAAGAAGGAAAAGGAAATTTTTTAACCTTTGCATCTGTTGTTATAAAAAATAGAGTAATCGATCAGTTAAGAAAGGAATCAAAAATCTCTGAAAAAATAGTGATTACACAATTCACCAATGAAGATGATGAGGAATATGAAGGAACTGTAGGAGCAGTGGAGGGTTTTGAAGCTCAAATTGAATTAAAAGCAGACCTAGCTGACCTCATAAATAAAATGAAAGCCTTTGATGTTTCGTTAGATGACTTAATTAAGGAGGCACCAAAGCATAAAAAGACAAGAGCTACAGCCATCAAAATAGGACGATATATCTATATGACTCCTAATTTAAAGGAAAAGTTTTTAAAAACGAAAACCCTTCCAATAACAGAAATAACAAAAGTACTACATATATCTAAGAAAGTAATTCAAGGAAGTCGTAAGTTTATTATTGCTGTTATATTGATTCTAGAAAGTGATTTGGATACATTGAAGGAATATCTTTGGACAACAGAAGGGAGGGAACAAAATGATGTATAA
- a CDS encoding anti-sigma factor domain-containing protein: protein MMYKGCIIEVRKETMIVMTSDCDFCEMQKRQAVEEGMEIEFHRREIISPKPRTFASFPLVAAAIILFFITSIYGFHYWDIMNQSVAMVTVDINPSIQLEINHKNQVLHVLALNEEAKALPLSSLKKKSLEEALDIVLQEARNKGYILHEEENYILVTSVALKEDKENNIELVNILEKAKEKMEEKASQEGEIVWVINQQANRATLIKAEEENISVGKLKLYEALQAISDSEVNLEEIRNTKVKELIKIKDDLKIKKEHPVFKEHPGNKDNVESSKDHKEHPVFQQHPGNKKRNDESIIPIKQHPIFQQHPGQGKKIKKIEINKNARE, encoded by the coding sequence ATGATGTATAAGGGCTGTATAATTGAGGTTAGAAAAGAGACAATGATTGTAATGACCAGCGATTGTGACTTTTGTGAGATGCAAAAAAGGCAGGCTGTAGAGGAAGGAATGGAAATTGAGTTTCATAGGAGGGAGATTATATCACCTAAGCCTAGGACCTTTGCTTCCTTTCCATTAGTAGCTGCTGCAATTATTTTATTCTTTATTACTTCTATTTATGGGTTTCATTATTGGGACATAATGAATCAATCGGTGGCAATGGTTACTGTCGATATAAATCCTAGTATTCAATTGGAAATAAACCACAAAAACCAAGTTCTGCATGTCTTAGCCCTCAATGAAGAGGCTAAAGCCTTACCTTTATCCTCCTTAAAGAAAAAATCCCTAGAAGAGGCTTTGGATATAGTTTTACAAGAGGCTAGGAACAAGGGGTATATCCTTCATGAAGAAGAAAATTATATTCTAGTGACAAGTGTTGCCTTAAAGGAAGATAAAGAGAATAATATAGAGCTTGTTAACATATTAGAAAAAGCAAAGGAAAAAATGGAAGAAAAGGCATCACAGGAGGGGGAAATAGTCTGGGTCATTAACCAGCAGGCCAATAGGGCTACCTTAATAAAAGCAGAGGAAGAAAACATCTCTGTAGGTAAGCTAAAACTTTATGAAGCATTGCAGGCCATTAGCGATAGTGAAGTCAATTTAGAGGAAATAAGAAATACCAAAGTTAAAGAGTTAATTAAAATAAAAGATGATTTAAAAATAAAAAAGGAACATCCGGTGTTTAAAGAGCATCCAGGTAACAAAGACAATGTAGAATCATCAAAGGATCATAAGGAGCACCCAGTGTTTCAACAGCATCCAGGTAATAAAAAAAGAAATGATGAATCCATTATACCTATAAAGCAACATCCAATATTTCAACAACATCCTGGACAAGGGAAAAAAATAAAAAAGATTGAAATCAATAAAAATGCTAGAGAGTAA